CTACCCGGCGCTCAAGCAAGCGACCGTAGAGCAATTGCTTGCTGTCAAACGCATTTCACCGACGCAATTCCACTGGGAAGCACTTGACGTTGATATCGAGCTTGACGCTTTGGAGCACCCAGAGCACTTTCCTCTCCGGTTCAAGCCGTAACCCAGAGAAACAAAGAAACCA
The sequence above is drawn from the Blastocatellia bacterium genome and encodes:
- a CDS encoding DUF2442 domain-containing protein, which gives rise to MQTTSEQSGTNTLTSEVTTITAHGFWLWVDDHEYFVPFADYPALKQATVEQLLAVKRISPTQFHWEALDVDIELDALEHPEHFPLRFKP